A region from the Acanthopagrus latus isolate v.2019 chromosome 8, fAcaLat1.1, whole genome shotgun sequence genome encodes:
- the hmg20a gene encoding high mobility group protein 20A isoform X3 encodes MDEQTGSPGANTENNGQRNGEEKPRRGSWTKGRKRKKPMKDSNAPKAPLTGYVRFMNDRREQLRAERPDVPFPEITRMLGNEWSKLPPEEKQRYLDEAERDKERYMRELEKYQKTEAYKHFTRKVQEKQKGKRHRGDGGHQVANEALHEDAEGKDRTVFDIPIFTEEFLNHSKAREAEMRQLRKTNMEYEERNAALQKHVESMRGAVERLEGDVMQERGRNGLLHQHLETLRQALTSSFSSVPLPASGETPTLDTIDSYMKKLHSIIVSNPQEHENLINTVRDVVNRLDR; translated from the exons ATGGATGAGCAGACTGGTTCTCCAGGAGCCAACACCGAAAACAACGGCcagagaaatggagaggag AAGCCCCGGCGTGGCAGCTGGACcaaggggaggaagaggaagaagccaATGAAGGACAGCAATGCACCAAAGGCCCCTCTCACAGGCTACGTTCGCTTTATGAATGACAGACGGGAGCAGCTACGAGCAGAACGTCCAGACGTGCCCTTTCCAGAGATTACGAGGATGCTGGGCAACGAGTGGAGCAAGCTGCCCCCCGAGGAGAAGCAG CGATACTTGGATGAGGCGGAGCGCGATAAGGAGCGTTACATGCGGGAGCTGGAGAAGTACCAGAAGACTGAGGCCTACAAACATTTCACTAGGAAGGTTCAGGAGAAGCAGAAGGGCAAGCGACACAGGGGAG ATGGTGGGCATCAGGTAGCCAATGAGGCTCTTCACGAG GATGCAGAAGGGAAGGACAGAACTGTGTTCGACATACCAATCTTCACAGAGGAGTTTCTCAACCACAGCAAAG CACGTGAAGCTGAGATGCGGCAGCTGCGTAAGACCAACATGGAGTATGAGGAGCGTAACGCAGCACTGCAGAAACATGTGGAGAGCATGCGCGGGGCAGTTGAGAGGCTGGAAGGCGATGTGATGCAAGAAAGGGGACGCAACGGTCTCCTCCACCAACACTTGGAGACCCTGCGCCAGGCTCTcacctccagcttctcctccgTACCTCTACCAG CCAGTGGAGAGACACCCACTCTTGACACCATTGACTCCTACATGAAGAAGCTCCACAGCATCATTGTCAGTAACCCCCAAGAACATGAGAATCTCATTAACACTGTGAGAGACGTTGTCAACCGTTTGGACAG ATAA
- the hmg20a gene encoding high mobility group protein 20A isoform X1, whose amino-acid sequence MDEQTGSPGANTENNGQRNGEEKPRRGSWTKGRKRKKPMKDSNAPKAPLTGYVRFMNDRREQLRAERPDVPFPEITRMLGNEWSKLPPEEKQRYLDEAERDKERYMRELEKYQKTEAYKHFTRKVQEKQKGKRHRGDGGHQVANEALHEKDAEGKDRTVFDIPIFTEEFLNHSKAREAEMRQLRKTNMEYEERNAALQKHVESMRGAVERLEGDVMQERGRNGLLHQHLETLRQALTSSFSSVPLPASGETPTLDTIDSYMKKLHSIIVSNPQEHENLINTVRDVVNRLDR is encoded by the exons ATGGATGAGCAGACTGGTTCTCCAGGAGCCAACACCGAAAACAACGGCcagagaaatggagaggag AAGCCCCGGCGTGGCAGCTGGACcaaggggaggaagaggaagaagccaATGAAGGACAGCAATGCACCAAAGGCCCCTCTCACAGGCTACGTTCGCTTTATGAATGACAGACGGGAGCAGCTACGAGCAGAACGTCCAGACGTGCCCTTTCCAGAGATTACGAGGATGCTGGGCAACGAGTGGAGCAAGCTGCCCCCCGAGGAGAAGCAG CGATACTTGGATGAGGCGGAGCGCGATAAGGAGCGTTACATGCGGGAGCTGGAGAAGTACCAGAAGACTGAGGCCTACAAACATTTCACTAGGAAGGTTCAGGAGAAGCAGAAGGGCAAGCGACACAGGGGAG ATGGTGGGCATCAGGTAGCCAATGAGGCTCTTCACGAG AAGGATGCAGAAGGGAAGGACAGAACTGTGTTCGACATACCAATCTTCACAGAGGAGTTTCTCAACCACAGCAAAG CACGTGAAGCTGAGATGCGGCAGCTGCGTAAGACCAACATGGAGTATGAGGAGCGTAACGCAGCACTGCAGAAACATGTGGAGAGCATGCGCGGGGCAGTTGAGAGGCTGGAAGGCGATGTGATGCAAGAAAGGGGACGCAACGGTCTCCTCCACCAACACTTGGAGACCCTGCGCCAGGCTCTcacctccagcttctcctccgTACCTCTACCAG CCAGTGGAGAGACACCCACTCTTGACACCATTGACTCCTACATGAAGAAGCTCCACAGCATCATTGTCAGTAACCCCCAAGAACATGAGAATCTCATTAACACTGTGAGAGACGTTGTCAACCGTTTGGACAG ATAA
- the hmg20a gene encoding high mobility group protein 20A isoform X2, translating to MDEQTGSPGANTENNGQRNGEEKPRRGSWTKGRKRKKPMKDSNAPKAPLTGYVRFMNDRREQLRAERPDVPFPEITRMLGNEWSKLPPEEKQRYLDEAERDKERYMRELEKYQKTEAYKHFTRKVQEKQKGKRHRGDGGHQVANEALHEKDAEGKDRTVFDIPIFTEEFLNHSKAREAEMRQLRKTNMEYEERNAALQKHVESMRGAVERLEGDVMQERGRNGLLHQHLETLRQALTSSFSSVPLPASGETPTLDTIDSYMKKLHSIIVSNPQEHENLINTVRDVVNRLDR from the exons ATGGATGAGCAGACTGGTTCTCCAGGAGCCAACACCGAAAACAACGGCcagagaaatggagaggag AAGCCCCGGCGTGGCAGCTGGACcaaggggaggaagaggaagaagccaATGAAGGACAGCAATGCACCAAAGGCCCCTCTCACAGGCTACGTTCGCTTTATGAATGACAGACGGGAGCAGCTACGAGCAGAACGTCCAGACGTGCCCTTTCCAGAGATTACGAGGATGCTGGGCAACGAGTGGAGCAAGCTGCCCCCCGAGGAGAAGCAG CGATACTTGGATGAGGCGGAGCGCGATAAGGAGCGTTACATGCGGGAGCTGGAGAAGTACCAGAAGACTGAGGCCTACAAACATTTCACTAGGAAGGTTCAGGAGAAGCAGAAGGGCAAGCGACACAGGGGAG ATGGTGGGCATCAGGTAGCCAATGAGGCTCTTCACGAG AAGGATGCAGAAGGGAAGGACAGAACTGTGTTCGACATACCAATCTTCACAGAGGAGTTTCTCAACCACAGCAAAG CACGTGAAGCTGAGATGCGGCAGCTGCGTAAGACCAACATGGAGTATGAGGAGCGTAACGCAGCACTGCAGAAACATGTGGAGAGCATGCGCGGGGCAGTTGAGAGGCTGGAAGGCGATGTGATGCAAGAAAGGGGACGCAACGGTCTCCTCCACCAACACTTGGAGACCCTGCGCCAGGCTCTcacctccagcttctcctccgTACCTCTACCAG CCAGTGGAGAGACACCCACTCTTGACACCATTGACTCCTACATGAAGAAGCTCCACAGCATCATTGTCAGTAACCCCCAAGAACATGAGAATCTCATTAACACTGTGAGAGACGTTGTCAACCGTTTGGACAGGTAA